Proteins co-encoded in one Sulfurospirillum arsenophilum NBRC 109478 genomic window:
- a CDS encoding YihY family inner membrane protein codes for MLSTKNCVEFFKKLRDVELAHYASSLSFHTILALIPILLITFSIFTKMPLFEVYYEKLQTFIFSALIPTQQDVMIHYLRDFMANTGNMGVIGIIFVLYISIMFFLDYEKIVSKIFEIPSRSFWEALSTYWTMVTLMPLGLIIFFYSSAVVQEFLESSEVTSSINLVRFTPYFIVWGLYFIMYSVSAKIKIHLKSALLSSFTASLCWYISKILFVYYVTYNKTYLSIYGSFSILLFFFLWIYFSWFIYLYGLKFCFLLNEKETEKRKA; via the coding sequence TTGTTAAGCACTAAAAATTGTGTTGAGTTTTTTAAAAAGCTAAGAGACGTAGAGCTTGCGCACTACGCCTCTTCACTTAGTTTTCACACGATTTTAGCGCTTATCCCAATTCTGCTTATAACCTTTAGCATTTTCACCAAAATGCCTCTTTTTGAGGTTTACTATGAGAAACTTCAAACGTTTATTTTTAGCGCACTAATTCCTACACAACAAGACGTGATGATTCACTATCTACGCGATTTCATGGCAAATACTGGCAATATGGGTGTTATAGGCATTATTTTTGTTCTATATATTTCCATCATGTTCTTTTTGGATTATGAAAAGATTGTGAGCAAAATCTTTGAGATTCCCTCACGCAGTTTTTGGGAAGCACTCTCTACTTACTGGACGATGGTGACACTCATGCCTCTTGGCCTCATCATCTTTTTTTACAGCTCTGCGGTGGTACAAGAGTTTTTAGAAAGTAGCGAAGTTACCAGTTCTATCAACCTTGTTCGGTTTACACCCTATTTTATCGTGTGGGGGCTTTATTTTATTATGTACAGTGTCTCCGCTAAAATCAAAATTCATCTCAAAAGTGCCTTACTTTCTTCGTTTACAGCCTCTTTGTGTTGGTATATCTCGAAAATTCTTTTTGTCTATTATGTCACCTATAACAAAACATATTTGAGCATCTACGGCTCGTTTAGCATTCTACTTTTCTTCTTCTTATGGATCTATTTTTCATGGTTTATCTATCTTTATGGATTGAAATTCTGCTTTTTACTGAATGAAAAAGAGACTGAGAAACGCAAAGCCTAA